One Trichoderma asperellum chromosome 5, complete sequence genomic region harbors:
- a CDS encoding uncharacterized protein (EggNog:ENOG41~antiSMASH:Cluster_5.2), giving the protein MSSINSEYGLLLIDIQQGFNDPNHWGRKRSTPNFEENVKELLATFRAVAPNNIFHVCHLSTLPHSPLHPDNGAVDFQPYAAPLPSEPTFPKHKNSGFYGTNLEEAIRERKITTLVVCGLMTEHCVSSTLRMASDLGVVDGVDGEDSKGRILLVQDATGSYDTTFGGRYYDAETVHAVHLSGLDTEFCQVVNLKVVLRELKGQRENR; this is encoded by the coding sequence ATGTCTTCCATCAACTCAGAATATGGTCTTCTCTTGATCGACATCCAACAGGGCTTTAACGACCCAAATCATTGGGGAAGGAAACGCTCAACGCCCAATTTTGAGGAAAATGTCAAAGAGCTTCTGGCCACTTTCCGTGCTGTTGCACCTAACAACATTTTTCATGTTTGCCATCTCTCAACTCTGCCGCATTCGCCATTGCATCCAGACAATGGTGCAGTAGATTTTCAACCATACGCTGCTCCCTTGCCCTCTGAGCCAACCTTTCCTAAGCATAAAAACTCGGGATTCTACGGCACAAATCTCGAGGAAGCCATTCGTGAACGCAAAATTACCACCCTCGTTGTCTGCGGTTTGATGACGGAACACTGTGTTAGCTCCACGTTGAGAATGGCCTCAGATCTTGGGGTTGTAGACGGCGTCGATGGAGAAGATAGTAAAGGGCGTATCTTACTTGTACAGGATGCAACAGGCTCTTATGATACTACTTTCGGTGGGAGATACTACGATGCTGAGACTGTTCATGCAGTTCATTTATCAGGCCTGGATACCGAATTTTGCCAGGTGGTCAATCTAAAAGTTGTTTTGAGGGAATTGAAGGGTCAAAGAGAGAATAGGTAG
- a CDS encoding uncharacterized protein (EggNog:ENOG41~antiSMASH:Cluster_5.2) — protein MLWKLLAFKQAEKQTSEGWKNDTKDAVLDGSRDSEIEPLNDLDYTKVPPIQYRPFLTMPHVSMGIKKMSRNEWIRIDRGYMNRIKERQMVMREHAADAIGTSDIVNPAIAELYEAIMINHLPNRFPTMFRIEGTRLLNLVTGRSHSIKMQELSHAEMLQNLGESVEEDFYIMCPDEEGEIRLQGYIACFPGGFLSRAKVGMSMREIHQPVPGYAERIGKGADRHLQRLEPGNYIERMNWSLQVDGSDLFRLDGNNYYPELGEEIPEEEQRVDLSTSYLRVEHQTLNRLPKSLAVIFCVRSYLTSLEDIRNEGNGPSLLSAIKSMPEKLGDYKKRPFWCKAVYEYLGAQ, from the exons ATGCTGTGGAAGCTCTTAGCATTC AAACAAGCTGAGAAGCAGACGTCTGAGGGATGGAAAAATGATACCAAGGATGCGGTCCTTGATGGTTCGAGAGATTCAGAAATCGAGCCACTGAATGATCTTGATTATACCAAAGTGCCTCCTATCCAGTACAGGCCATTCCTTACAATGCCTCATGTTTCAATGG GAATCAAAAAGATGTCTCGAAATGAATGGATTCGCATTGACCGTGGTTATATGAATCGCATCAAAGAACGGCAGATGGTGATGCGTGagcatgctgctgatgcGATTGGCACCAGCGATATAGTAAACCCCGCAATTGCCGAGCTCTACGAAGCAATTATGATTAATCATCTGCCAAATAGGTTCCCTACGATGTTTCGTATTGAGGGAACCAGGTTACTCAACCTCGTCACAGGCAGATCGCACTCAATCAAGATGCAAGAGCTCAGCCACGCTGAAATGTTACAAAACTTGGGCGAGAGCGTTGAAGAGGACTTCTATATCATGTGTCCCGATGAGGAAGGTGAGATTCGCCTTCAAGGATACATTGCTTGTTTTCCAGGTGGATTCCTCAGCCGTGCAAAAGTAGGGATGTCTATGAGAGAGATCCACCAGCCGGTTCCCGGATATGCAGAGAGAATTGGAAAAGGGGCCGACCGTCATTTGCAACGACTCGAACCAGGAAACTACATTGAGCGCATGAAT TGGAGTCTCCAAGTAGATGGCTCAGACCTCTTCCGTCTTGATGGCAATAACTATTACCCCGAACTGGGAGAGGAGATACCAGAGGAAGAGCAACGTGTTGATCTCTCCACATCTTATCTCAGGGTAGAGCACCAAACTTTGAATCGGTTGCCAAAATCCCTGGCAGTCATCTTCTGTGTGCGCTCATATCTTACTTCTTTGGAAGATATCAGGAATGAGGGAAACGGTCCGTCTCTTCTAAGTGCTATTAAAAGTATGCCTGAAAAGCTAGGGGACTACAAGAAGCGTCCGTTCTGGTGTAAGGCTGTGTACGAGTATCTTGGAGCCCAGTAG
- a CDS encoding uncharacterized protein (SMCOG1005:Drug resistance transporter, EmrB/QacA~antiSMASH:Cluster_5.2~TransMembrane:13 (o55-79i91-109o115-139i151-170o182-202i209-229o249-270i282-302o322-344i356-376o382-401i413-432o522-539i)): MVDDSSKTPDSGLGHETESAQSPTAINDNLPIESQNAVDSHADDTSDSGPLQTGLILIALALSIFLIGLDGTIVGTAIPSITQEFKQLNDVGWYGSAYLVTTCGMQLFYGRLYTIFPVKICFLSSIFIFEIGSLVCAVAPNSAALIIGRAIAGLGSGGVISGVFIIQSYAIPLRFRPTTGGLLGAMEGIAMAVAPLISGALTQHVTWRWCFYINLPLGGFSLGVIILFFRNPKNQELAPLTFKEKLWSMDLLGLFLLVPGVICLLLAMQWGGTTYAWGNTRIIVLLILAAALFSAFMSVQAYKKTNVTLPLRVLRQRSVSLSIAYAFCMGGSIFLVEYYLPLWFQSIKNTSPGHSGVMLLPLLIALVLTGVMTGFIVTALGYYAPFMIAGSICISVAAGLMTTFKVTTNHSSWIGYQVLFGVGVGMGFQQSFLAVQTVLPQKDIPIGTTAIIFANNLGGAVFVSVANNLFTNELSKGLHQHVPAVDPALILEAGATEWRDKVSATILSEVLTVYNSAVTRTFFVPTALGCATVVAALLVEWKSVKKGKVAQEEKHVSPTAGSAEFEKICDSKADETEI, encoded by the exons ATGGTGGATGACAGTTCAAAGACCCCGGATTCAGGGCTAGGCCATGAAACTGAATCCGCGCAGTCACCAACAGCGATTAACGACAACTTGCCTATAGAAAGCCAGAATGCTGTAGACAGCCATGCAGATGATACTTCTGATTCAGGTCCTCTTCAAACTGGTTTAATCCTCATAGCTCTTGCGCTATCCATTTTTCTCATAGGGCTG GACGGTACTATTGTGGGAACAGCCATTCCAAGCATCACTCAGGAATTCAAGCAGCTCAATGATGTGGGTTGGTATGGCTCTGCTTA TCTTGTTACTACATGCGGAATGCAGCTCTTCTACGGGAGGCTGTATACTATCTTCCCTGTGAAGATCTGTTTTCTTAGTTCAATCTTCATTTTCGAAATCGGGTCGTTGGTTTGCGCCGTTGCACCGAACTCAGCTGCGCTTATTATAGGGCGTGCAATTGCCGGCTTAGGTTCGGGGGGTGTTATATCAGGCGTATTTAT AATCCAGTCATATGCCATTCCTCTTCGCTTCCGGCCCACGACTGGGGGTCTTCTGGGAGCAATGGAGGGCATTGCAATGGCCGTCGCGCCGCTTATATCTGGTGCCCTCACCCAGCATGTCACATGGCGATggtgcttttatataaacttgcCTCTCGGTGGCTTCTCTTTGGGAGTGATCATCTTGTTCTTCCGAAACCCTAAGAATCAAGAGCTTGCCCCATTGACGTTTAAAGAGAAACTATGGTCTATGGATTTGCTGGGGCTCTTCCTTCTCGTACCTGGCGTTATTTGTCTGCTTCTCGCTATGCAATGGGGCGGAACAACATATGCCTGGGGCAACACGCGAATCATAGTGCTTCTGATCCTCGCGGCAGCGTTGTTCAGTGCTTTCATGTCTGTTCAGGCATATAAAAAGACGAATGTGACTCTACCTCTTCGAGTTTTGAGACAGCGCTCCGTCAGTCTTAGTATCGCGTATGCATTTTGCATGGGAGGTTCTATATTTTTGGTGGAATACTAT CTTCCTCTATGGTTCCAATCAATTAAGAATACATCTCCCGGCCATTCGGGAGTAATGTTGTTGCCCCTTCTCATCGCCTTGGTCCTAACGGGGGTGATGACTGGCTTTATCGTTACCGCCTTAGGTTACTACGCACCATTTATGATTGCCGGCAGCATATGCATTTCAGTCGCGGCAGGACTGATGACAACATTTAAAGTTACTACTAACCATAGCAGCTGGATTGGTTACCAAGTGTTATTTGGCGTCGGAGTGGGCATGGGTTTCCAACAGTCCTTTCTAGCTGTGCAAACTGTGTTACCGCAAAAGGACATCCCAATAGGGACGACGGCGATCATCTTTGCCAACAATTTAGGCGGTGCAGTATTTGTCTCTGTTGCTAATAACCTCTTCACCAATGAGCTGTCAAAAGGCTTGCATCAACACGTCCCGGCAGTGGATCCCGCACTTATCCTAGAAGCCGGAGCCACAGAGTGGAGGGACAAGGTCAGTGCTACGATTCTGAGCGAGGTTTTAACGGTATACAATTCCGCCGTCACACGAACATTTTTTGTTCCTACGGCCTTAGGTTGCGCCACAGTCGTAGCAGCCCTATTGGTAGAATGGAAATCtgtaaaaaaaggtaaagttGCTCAGGAAGAGAAGCATGTGTCCCCAACCGCGGGGTCTGCAGAATTTGAGAAGATCTGCGATTCCAAGGCTGATGAGACGGAAATATAG